The region TCCGCATGGAGAACCAGACCTCCGGGAGGAACAGCACCACGGACCCCCTGAAGAGGAACGAGGACATGGCCAAGGTGGAGGTGACGGTCCTCTGCCTCATCCTGTTCCTCGCCCTGACTGGCAACCTGTGCGTGCTGCTGGCCATCCACACCACCCGGCAGAAGCAGTCCCGCATGTACTTCTTCATGAAGCACTTGAGCATCGCTGACCTGGTCGTGGCCATCTTCCAGGTGCTGCCCCAGCTCATCTGGGACATCACGTTTAGGTTTTACGGGCCAGATTTCCTTTGCCGGTTGATCAAGTACTTGCAGGTAGTGGGGATGTTTGCTTCCACCTACATGCTCTTGCTGATGTCCCTGGACCGGTGCTTGGCCATCTGTCAGCCGCTGCGGTCTCTGCACAGGAGAGCCGACCGGGTCTCTGTCCTCCTCACctggctgctgtgcctgctggtCAGCATCCCACAGATCCACATATTTTCTCTGAGGGATGTAGGGAATGGGGTTTATGACTGTTGGGCAGATTTTATCCAGCCCTGGGGGCTTAAAGCCTATGTCACCTGGATAACCCTGATGGTCTACATCATCCCTGTGTTGATGCTGAGCATCTGCTATGGCTTGATCAGCTTCAAAATCTGGCAGAACGTGAAGCTTAAGACAGCTCATGGGCCCAACATGAGCTCCAGCTCCCACAGTGGGACAGCATTTGCCAGGGTCAGCAGCATCAGGCTCATCTCCAAAGCCAAGATCCGGACAGTCAAAATGACCTTCATCATAGTGTTAGCTTTCATAGTGTGCTGGACTCCCTTTTTCTTTGTGCAGATGTGGTCTGTGTGGGACACGAATGCTCCGCAGGAAGGTACGTCCTCTCCCTTCCCATAGCCCTGTGTTTGCATGGACTGCTTAGCTCAGTGGCCACAGGGACACCAGCCGCAGACTCACAGGCTGCAAGTGACAGCCAGAACCTCTGCTCCGAGCTGGGTCTCagggggctgggagggatgcAGGAAAAGGTCCCGAACATGGAAAACCCACCCAACGTGCAGCAGTGTCTGTGCCTGAGCTTCCCCCGGGGAAGTAAGGGCTGGCTGAGCCCTGGCAGGTTCAGGGCCACCACAGCTCAGGTTTGGTCAAGCCGTGTGGTTGTGGTGGCCAGGGAGGTTTTTCACTGTCCCCAGGGGTGTGAGCTCAGCGCTCTGGGGTGCTCTGAGGTCTGTGGTGGTTTGATTGCCCACGCGGGTGCTGGGACGAGCcaggagaaaacagcagcattgaTGCCTGAATTTTCTTCATCTTGTTTTGTCCTCACTGACTTCTTTGCTTTCTACTCTTTTGccctcttttccctctcctcttctgTTTCCATCCACCCTGGACCATGCTGCTGTTACTTTATCTCTGACCGGAGCATGGTTTGTGCAGAAAGCCACTGATTTATGAGCAAAGGCTTTTCCTAAAGGATGTGGTGTCACTGATTTGTCATTTCTTACACTTGGCGCTGGCTGCCCCTGTCATCACTAAGGTTGAGGCAGAGTAAAATACATTAGTCTCACACGCTTGTAGCTGTGCAAGTCTGTGCTGTCACCCGGTGGAGGTGCCTTATGGTCCCTCTGCACCTGCAAGGACAACTGCTCGGGAAAGCTTAGAAGAAAAACTCTGAACAACTTTGTGAggtgggagaaagggaaaaagcgCCTCCAGGGATGGCAGCTCTTTGGGATGCTTACCAAGCTCAGCAGAGATACTGACTCTGGTGATGCCAAAGAggggtgaggagctgcagccccctcctggctcccccAGCAGCCCTGCCACAGCAAAGGGCTTCACAGTGTAGGGCACAGTTCGCTTACACTAGGaactcttttcccttctttaagCCTGTCCCTGAGCTCTAACCCTCACCCTTTAACCTTGTCTGTGGGAGAACCTGATGTCTCCTGCAGCCTGCGCGCATCTTGTCTTCCTGGGTCAAAGCTGCTAGGAGCCAGGCAGGCTTACTTCGCCTTTCTTGCGCctctctgcttttttgtttcaggCGGAGGAGCACAGCTCTTGCAGCCGCCCTACGTTCACCCCGCGGCCGTCTCGTTTTCCACCTGATTTAGGCTGTTTAAACTTCGAGTTTTCGGCTCACCGTGGGGTGCAGCAGCGTCTCCCccctttgctgtattttaaacatgCGATCTCGAGGGCTTTTGCCTGACTCATCAGCAAACAAACCTCTGCCGCTCTGCTGATTCCTGCGGCGCGGAGCAGGGGGATGGCCGGGGGTTCACCCTACCTCCTGCTCCTTTCCTCACCCTGTGCAACTGGCCCTGTGCCTTTTGATTTGCTGTTAGGTTGAGAGGAAAGCTCCAGACCTGCTGAGTTGTAACAAACTCCTCTCTCCTTCACGTTTCCATTGCTCAGGAGCCCGTGTCTGTTGTAAAGGGTGGGAGTTTGGCGTTCAGGGCGCAAGGAGGAAAAGCCTCGGGTGGGTTATTATGGATAGCAAAAGCCAGGAGACCCCAGCCCTTCCTCCCAGGCCCACCCTCCTCCTCACTGTTTGCCCAGAGGCATGAAGGGATGGCAGGGTCAGACCTCTCTGCAGAAGAAAGAGGCTTTGCCTGCAGCGTTCCAGACGGTGTTGTCCTGCATCCCgcatctttttccctttgcccCGAGGCTCAGGCTGCCTCGGCTGGGCAGTGTGGTGGGGTGCCTGGCTGTTTCTTATCTTGTAGGCTCCGCAGCCTGCATGGGCAATAGCATCAGAGAGGAATGGAAGCTGGTGGgcagggtgctcaggcactgtCAGGCTGCACCCTGGGAGATGATGGGCAGATCAGAAAGGCTGTGTGAGGGAGGGTCACCTACTTAGCAGACGTTTAGTTTTGTCCACATAGGATGTCATCGAGAGTGTCCCTGACAAGGATGAGTCTGTTTATACCTTACTGAATCCTAATTAATGCTGAGCAGGGGCCCTGCGGTTTTGTGTGCGTTGCATCCTGCAACGTGGTGAGATGCAGATCTTGGGCATTAGCAGAGGGATGCACGGTGCTTGGTCTGCTGTGGGTACAACTCCAGtgctgctcagggctgtgctTTCACCTCTGCAGGGTGAGAAGTCTGGTGCAGTTTCGCATGTGTTGGGGGTAGAGATAAgactgtaaagaaaacaaacagaggGAGCCCTCCTTTCTGAGCTAGCGAAGTGATGATCAGAGAGGTCTCACTCTGCTGATACCGATCCAGTAGCTTTATACACGAGTCCTCATCTCTTCACAAAACAGCTTCAGTGAAATAAGGCAAGTGAGGCACAGAAGATGCACCCCTGCCCCTGCTGTGCCAGTGtcaggatggggctggggt is a window of Lathamus discolor isolate bLatDis1 chromosome 7, bLatDis1.hap1, whole genome shotgun sequence DNA encoding:
- the OXTR gene encoding oxytocin receptor; translation: MEKLYFAGSSIWTINSSLGNGSLRMENQTSGRNSTTDPLKRNEDMAKVEVTVLCLILFLALTGNLCVLLAIHTTRQKQSRMYFFMKHLSIADLVVAIFQVLPQLIWDITFRFYGPDFLCRLIKYLQVVGMFASTYMLLLMSLDRCLAICQPLRSLHRRADRVSVLLTWLLCLLVSIPQIHIFSLRDVGNGVYDCWADFIQPWGLKAYVTWITLMVYIIPVLMLSICYGLISFKIWQNVKLKTAHGPNMSSSSHSGTAFARVSSIRLISKAKIRTVKMTFIIVLAFIVCWTPFFFVQMWSVWDTNAPQEASPFIIAMLLASLNSCCNPWIYMLYTGHLFHDLMRRFLCCSTHYLKSQPACDLSVSKKSNSSSFVLSCKSTSQRSFMQPSMM